A window of candidate division KSB1 bacterium contains these coding sequences:
- a CDS encoding winged helix-turn-helix transcriptional regulator → MVKYYTDTLDVTFMALADPTRRAILMRLTEDEHTVSELAEPFDISLPAVSKHLRVLENAGLILREKQGRVHKFQLDAGPMKDAASWIEKYKIFWEKQFDSLEKYLQEPKNKEE, encoded by the coding sequence ATGGTTAAATATTATACGGATACCCTTGATGTGACTTTTATGGCCCTGGCGGACCCGACTCGCAGGGCTATTTTAATGCGGCTTACGGAAGATGAACACACGGTCTCAGAACTAGCCGAACCTTTTGATATTTCGCTGCCCGCCGTTTCAAAACACCTGCGCGTTCTTGAGAATGCCGGACTGATTCTGCGAGAAAAACAAGGGCGGGTTCATAAATTTCAGCTCGATGCAGGACCCATGAAGGATGCAGCTTCCTGGATAGAAAAGTACAAAATATTCTGGGAAAAACAATTCGACTCACTCGAAAAATATTTACAAGAACCAAAAAATAAGGAGGAGTAA
- a CDS encoding SRPBCC domain-containing protein — protein sequence MANGSETTLNLKRIFNAPREKVFRAWTDPNALKEWFHGMDDWTTPVHEIDLQVGGKYRLGMQPPDGDTPYVAYGTYREIRPPEKLVYTWSWEGQDPMETLVTVEFREVGDSTEVELTHERFPNAEERDKHNEGWVGCLDQLSKLL from the coding sequence ATGGCGAATGGGAGTGAAACGACACTCAATTTAAAACGAATCTTTAACGCGCCACGCGAAAAAGTATTTCGAGCCTGGACAGACCCGAATGCGCTTAAAGAATGGTTTCATGGCATGGATGACTGGACCACGCCGGTCCATGAAATTGACTTGCAGGTTGGCGGAAAATACCGTTTGGGGATGCAGCCGCCCGATGGCGATACACCCTATGTGGCCTACGGCACTTATCGGGAAATACGGCCGCCGGAAAAGCTGGTTTATACCTGGAGCTGGGAAGGTCAGGACCCAATGGAAACATTGGTCACCGTGGAATTTCGGGAGGTCGGCGATTCGACGGAAGTTGAATTGACTCACGAACGTTTCCCGAATGCGGAAGAAAGAGATAAACACAACGAAGGTTGGGTTGGCTGCCTCGATCAGCTAAGCAAGCTTTTATAA